The following proteins come from a genomic window of Sulfitobacter indolifex:
- the gatA gene encoding Asp-tRNA(Asn)/Glu-tRNA(Gln) amidotransferase subunit GatA, with the protein MSDDLNKLSLADARDALRKGETTSAALTEACLKAIDGAGALNAFVHRTPEIAMEQAAAADARIKQGDAPAMCGLPIGIKDLFCTKGVPSQAGSRILEGFLPEYESTVSQKLKDSGAVMLGKLNMDEFAMGSSNETSVYGNAVNPWRREGDTAELTPGGSSGGSAAAVAADLCLAATGTDTGGSIRQPAAFTGTVGIKPTYGRCSRWGIVAFASSLDQAGPMTKTVRDAAIMLEAMCGHDAKDSTSADLAVPDFEAALTGDIRGKKIGIPREYRMDGMPEEIDKLWQNGIAMMKDAGAEIVDISLPHTKYALPAYYVIAPAEASSNLARYDGVRFGHRAKLDHGDGITEMYEKTRAEGFGHEVQRRVMVGTYVLSAGFYDAYYNRARKVRTLIKKDFEEVFAQGIDSILTPATPSAAFGLGEMKDADPVAMYLNDIFTVTVNLAGLPGVALPTGQSATGLPLGLQLIGRPWEEAELLSSAYALERAAGFVAKPEKWW; encoded by the coding sequence ATGAGCGACGATCTGAACAAACTGAGCCTTGCCGACGCCCGTGATGCCCTGCGCAAGGGTGAAACGACATCCGCCGCGCTGACCGAAGCCTGCCTTAAGGCTATCGACGGCGCAGGCGCGCTCAACGCCTTCGTCCACCGCACACCCGAGATCGCGATGGAACAGGCCGCTGCTGCCGACGCCCGCATCAAACAAGGCGACGCGCCCGCCATGTGCGGCCTGCCCATCGGCATCAAGGATCTGTTCTGCACCAAAGGCGTGCCAAGCCAAGCGGGCAGCCGCATCCTTGAAGGGTTCCTGCCCGAATATGAGAGCACCGTCAGCCAAAAGCTGAAAGACAGCGGCGCTGTGATGCTGGGCAAGCTCAACATGGACGAGTTTGCCATGGGGTCCTCCAATGAGACTTCCGTCTACGGCAATGCAGTGAACCCGTGGCGCCGCGAGGGCGACACAGCCGAACTGACACCGGGCGGCTCTTCGGGCGGCTCTGCCGCTGCCGTGGCGGCTGATTTGTGCCTTGCCGCGACCGGCACCGACACTGGCGGCTCGATCCGCCAGCCTGCGGCCTTCACCGGCACTGTGGGGATCAAGCCGACCTATGGCCGTTGCTCACGCTGGGGCATCGTCGCCTTCGCCTCCTCACTCGACCAAGCCGGGCCAATGACTAAGACCGTGCGCGACGCGGCGATCATGTTGGAGGCCATGTGTGGTCATGACGCCAAGGACAGCACCAGTGCCGACTTGGCCGTGCCAGACTTTGAGGCGGCCCTCACTGGCGATATCCGTGGCAAGAAAATCGGCATCCCGCGCGAATACCGCATGGATGGCATGCCCGAGGAGATCGACAAGCTCTGGCAGAACGGCATTGCCATGATGAAGGACGCAGGGGCCGAGATCGTCGACATCTCGTTGCCGCACACGAAATACGCCCTGCCCGCCTATTACGTCATCGCCCCTGCCGAGGCGTCCTCGAACCTCGCGCGCTATGATGGTGTGCGCTTTGGCCACCGCGCCAAACTCGACCACGGCGACGGCATCACCGAGATGTACGAAAAAACCCGCGCCGAAGGTTTCGGTCATGAAGTGCAGCGCCGCGTGATGGTCGGCACCTATGTGCTCTCCGCTGGCTTCTATGACGCCTATTACAACCGCGCCCGCAAGGTGCGCACGCTGATCAAGAAAGACTTCGAAGAGGTCTTCGCCCAAGGCATCGACAGCATCCTGACCCCGGCCACGCCCTCGGCGGCCTTTGGTCTGGGTGAGATGAAGGATGCCGATCCGGTGGCGATGTACCTCAACGACATTTTCACCGTCACGGTGAACCTTGCCGGTTTGCCGGGTGTCGCCCTGCCAACAGGGCAAAGCGCCACAGGCTTGCCGCTGGGGCTGCAGCTGATCGGGCGTCCGTGGGAAGAGGCCGAACTGCTGTCCTCCGCCTATGCACTGGAGCGGGCGGCTGGCTTTGTAGCCAAACCTGAAAAATGGTGGTAA
- a CDS encoding DUF5671 domain-containing protein — MAGNKELAQFVRDALSAGKSRVEIAAVLGQAGWSAQEVSDALAGWAEVPFAPPVPRPQPIVTARDFFIYALMFGALLFGAGYLVGLLHALIDHFIEPATGSATYRIRWAMAVLIVTPPLYLWLATRERRRLAADPALSRSAIRNWMTYVTLLFAAAVLLGDLVAVIYAFLSGDFTLQFALKALVVAGIAGGIFGYYRYDGRRGQAG; from the coding sequence ATGGCGGGCAATAAAGAGTTGGCGCAGTTCGTGCGCGACGCACTAAGTGCGGGCAAAAGCCGGGTCGAGATCGCCGCGGTGCTGGGGCAGGCGGGCTGGTCGGCGCAAGAAGTCAGTGACGCTTTGGCAGGTTGGGCGGAAGTGCCTTTTGCCCCGCCGGTGCCGCGCCCGCAGCCGATCGTGACGGCACGGGATTTCTTTATCTATGCGCTGATGTTCGGTGCGCTGCTCTTTGGCGCGGGGTATCTGGTTGGGCTGCTTCATGCGCTCATCGACCATTTTATAGAGCCTGCGACCGGCAGCGCGACCTACCGCATTCGCTGGGCTATGGCGGTGCTGATCGTGACCCCGCCGCTGTACCTTTGGCTTGCCACCCGCGAGCGCAGGCGGCTGGCCGCCGATCCGGCGCTATCGCGCTCGGCCATTCGCAATTGGATGACCTATGTGACCCTGCTGTTTGCCGCGGCGGTGCTGCTCGGCGATTTGGTGGCGGTGATCTATGCGTTCCTAAGCGGTGATTTCACACTGCAGTTTGCGCTGAAAGCACTGGTGGTCGCGGGAATCGCCGGGGGCATCTTTGGCTATTACCGCTACGATGGGCGGCGGGGGCAGGCCGGATGA
- a CDS encoding DUF2927 domain-containing protein produces MQGRLRRHLRAAAALTLSALLLACAEPEPVLQKVAKPQARPAVAPPPAPVVAQPTSQKSAMLRSYLHQVEKAQLSQELLRQDGGGEDTPFTSEMLARNFEQIALYNEYDGDFSGHGGASPLRRWEGPVHMQIIFGDSIPPSQRRSDTTNIKAFARRLARITGHPISTTGTPNFMVVVASEDDRVDALTHAAEKVAGVSPSSLRAMRNMRRDTYCAVAAYAVGDNPNVYTAAVAVIRSENPELLRLSCIHEELAQGLGLANDSPAARPSIFNDDDEFALLTRHDELLLKMLYDARLRPGMTAEQVNPITRIIARELTDGPV; encoded by the coding sequence ATGCAAGGTCGTCTGCGAAGACATCTGCGCGCCGCAGCGGCGCTGACGCTGAGCGCGCTTTTGCTTGCCTGCGCTGAGCCTGAGCCTGTCTTGCAAAAGGTCGCCAAACCGCAGGCCCGCCCTGCGGTGGCGCCCCCACCCGCGCCGGTGGTTGCACAGCCGACTTCGCAAAAAAGCGCCATGCTGCGCAGCTATTTGCATCAGGTTGAAAAGGCGCAGCTTAGCCAGGAACTGCTGCGTCAAGATGGCGGCGGGGAAGACACGCCCTTCACCAGCGAAATGTTAGCGCGTAATTTCGAACAGATCGCGTTGTACAACGAATATGACGGTGATTTTTCGGGCCACGGCGGGGCCAGCCCCCTGCGCCGCTGGGAAGGGCCTGTACACATGCAGATCATCTTTGGTGATAGCATTCCACCCTCGCAACGCCGCTCGGACACAACCAATATCAAGGCTTTCGCCCGACGGCTCGCGCGGATTACGGGGCATCCGATCTCAACGACTGGCACGCCTAATTTCATGGTGGTTGTGGCCTCTGAAGACGACCGCGTTGATGCTTTGACCCATGCGGCGGAAAAGGTCGCAGGGGTTAGCCCCTCTTCGCTACGCGCCATGCGCAACATGCGACGCGACACCTACTGTGCCGTGGCGGCCTATGCGGTGGGCGACAATCCCAACGTCTACACCGCCGCTGTGGCGGTGATCCGCTCGGAAAACCCCGAATTGCTGCGGTTGTCGTGCATCCACGAAGAGCTGGCTCAAGGGTTGGGCCTGGCCAATGACAGCCCCGCCGCGCGGCCTTCGATCTTTAACGACGACGACGAATTCGCGCTACTGACACGGCATGACGAACTCTTGCTCAAGATGCTTTATGATGCGCGTCTGCGCCCCGGCATGACAGCAGAACAGGTTAACCCGATCACCCGGATCATCGCGCGCGAGTTGACGGATGGGCCGGTGTAA
- the rpmG gene encoding 50S ribosomal protein L33 translates to MAKPTTIKIRLNSSAGTGHFYVTKKNARTMTEKMVIKKYDPVARKHVEYKEGKIK, encoded by the coding sequence ATGGCGAAGCCAACCACGATCAAGATCCGTCTGAACTCGTCCGCGGGCACAGGCCATTTCTACGTTACAAAGAAAAACGCACGCACCATGACCGAGAAAATGGTCATCAAGAAATACGACCCCGTTGCGCGCAAGCACGTGGAATACAAAGAAGGCAAGATCAAGTAA
- a CDS encoding SPFH domain-containing protein — protein sequence MGIFDFLSGQFIDVIHWTDDTRDTMVWRFEREGHEIKYGAKLTVREGQAAVFVHEGQLADVFTPGLYMLETNNMPIMTSLQHWDHGFKSPFKSEIYFVNTTRFNDLKWGTKNPIIARDPEFGPVRLRAYGTYSVRVSDAARFLTEIVGTDGEFTMDEISYQIRNIIVQAFSRTLASSGIPVLDMAANTHELGQLVGKDIAAQIAEYGLAMPELYIENISLPPAVEAVMDKRTSMGVIGNLNEYMQFQAAEALGRDGAGGAAMQTGLGAGLGMSMAQAATAQAGPWGARPAPAAAAPVPPPPPPVEKVWHIAENGATSGPFSKAAMGRKVSDGSLGRDSLVWTPGQDGWQQAEDVAELAQLFTVMPPPPPPPA from the coding sequence ATGGGCATTTTCGATTTCCTCTCCGGCCAGTTCATCGACGTCATTCACTGGACTGACGACACCCGCGACACGATGGTCTGGCGGTTCGAGCGTGAGGGCCATGAGATCAAATACGGAGCCAAGCTCACCGTGCGTGAGGGGCAAGCGGCGGTCTTTGTGCATGAGGGGCAGTTGGCGGATGTCTTCACCCCCGGTCTCTATATGCTTGAGACCAACAACATGCCGATTATGACCTCCCTTCAACATTGGGATCACGGGTTCAAAAGCCCGTTCAAATCCGAGATTTACTTCGTCAACACAACCCGGTTCAACGATCTGAAATGGGGGACGAAAAACCCGATCATCGCCCGCGATCCTGAGTTTGGCCCGGTGCGGCTGCGGGCCTATGGCACCTATTCGGTGCGCGTGAGTGATGCAGCCCGGTTCCTAACCGAGATTGTGGGCACCGATGGTGAATTCACCATGGACGAAATCTCTTACCAAATCCGTAACATCATCGTGCAAGCCTTTTCGCGGACCTTGGCAAGTTCGGGCATTCCGGTGCTCGACATGGCAGCAAACACGCACGAGCTGGGGCAATTGGTCGGCAAGGACATCGCTGCACAGATCGCGGAATACGGCCTCGCGATGCCAGAGCTTTATATCGAAAACATCTCGCTCCCGCCCGCGGTTGAGGCGGTCATGGACAAGCGCACTTCGATGGGCGTGATCGGAAACCTCAATGAATACATGCAGTTCCAAGCCGCCGAAGCGCTTGGCCGCGATGGGGCTGGGGGTGCCGCGATGCAAACCGGCCTTGGTGCGGGTCTCGGCATGAGCATGGCCCAAGCCGCTACCGCGCAGGCTGGCCCTTGGGGCGCGCGCCCTGCACCTGCCGCTGCCGCCCCCGTGCCGCCGCCCCCACCGCCGGTCGAGAAAGTCTGGCACATTGCCGAAAATGGCGCGACCTCTGGCCCCTTCTCCAAGGCCGCGATGGGGCGCAAGGTGAGTGACGGTAGCCTTGGGCGTGACAGTCTGGTCTGGACGCCGGGCCAAGATGGCTGGCAGCAGGCCGAGGATGTGGCCGAACTGGCGCAACTCTTTACCGTGATGCCGCCGCCCCCGCCGCCGCCCGCGTGA
- a CDS encoding metal-dependent hydrolase, whose translation MNIIWLGHGSFRIEIEDQVVLIDPWLTGNPMLDAAHHEKAIEGATQILVTHGHFDHTQDIADVAKRTNAPVAGMVELMGWLDGQGVENTTGFNKGGTIRAGNVAITMVPASHSSSVEGDNGLIYTGMETGFMIAGEGHTIYHSGDTAIMADMDWMGDYHKPDIGILSAGGHFTMDMAQAAYAAKRYFNFKTVIPCHYRTFDALEQSAQVLVDGLPGVDVVEPQVMQPIKF comes from the coding sequence ATGAACATCATCTGGCTTGGCCACGGCTCATTCCGCATTGAAATCGAAGATCAAGTTGTGCTGATCGACCCTTGGCTCACCGGCAACCCGATGCTCGACGCGGCGCATCACGAAAAGGCCATCGAGGGCGCCACGCAGATCCTTGTCACCCACGGCCATTTCGACCACACCCAAGATATCGCCGATGTCGCCAAACGCACCAATGCCCCGGTGGCCGGAATGGTCGAGCTTATGGGCTGGCTCGACGGGCAGGGGGTTGAGAACACCACCGGCTTTAACAAAGGCGGCACGATCCGCGCGGGCAATGTGGCGATAACCATGGTGCCTGCGTCGCATTCTTCCTCAGTCGAAGGCGACAACGGGCTGATCTACACGGGCATGGAGACGGGGTTCATGATCGCGGGCGAGGGCCATACGATCTACCACTCCGGTGACACGGCGATTATGGCGGATATGGATTGGATGGGCGATTACCACAAACCCGACATCGGCATTCTGTCTGCAGGCGGGCATTTCACCATGGATATGGCGCAGGCAGCCTATGCCGCGAAACGCTATTTTAACTTCAAGACGGTTATTCCCTGCCACTACCGCACGTTCGATGCGCTAGAGCAATCGGCGCAGGTGTTGGTCGATGGCCTGCCCGGCGTCGATGTGGTGGAGCCGCAGGTGATGCAGCCGATCAAATTCTGA
- a CDS encoding pseudouridine synthase gives MNAKTPPSGPGPQNTDTDASTSKGDRIAKVLSRAGVASRREAERMIEAGRVRVNGEQIDSPALNVTPEDKITVDNTPVGAPEPPRMWLYHKPAGLVTTARDEKGRETIFDDLPEDMPRVMTIGRLDLNSEGLLLLTNDGGVKRKLELPSTGWLRRYRARVNGRPTDEMLEPLRRGITVEGENFLPMDVTLDRQQGANAWLTIGLREGRNREIRRAMEAVGLTVNRLIRTSYGPFQLGELKTGEVEELRRKIVRDQLGLELEDPTGTAVKKPTAVRRPPRRKPGGFGGAGQPGMPVQRGEDDEPPPRRGGGKAKNAPRGKAAAGRTADKPGARPGSRTGGKPAGKPGSRGPKPRR, from the coding sequence ATGAACGCAAAAACGCCCCCCTCCGGCCCCGGCCCGCAAAATACCGATACCGACGCCAGCACGTCTAAGGGCGACCGCATCGCCAAGGTGCTATCGCGCGCCGGTGTCGCGTCGCGCCGCGAAGCTGAGCGGATGATCGAAGCGGGCCGCGTGCGCGTGAATGGAGAGCAGATCGACTCACCTGCGCTCAACGTCACGCCCGAGGACAAGATCACCGTCGACAACACCCCCGTCGGCGCGCCCGAGCCGCCGCGCATGTGGCTTTATCACAAGCCCGCCGGGCTGGTGACCACCGCACGTGATGAGAAGGGGCGCGAGACGATATTTGACGACCTCCCCGAAGACATGCCGCGCGTGATGACCATCGGCAGGCTCGACCTCAACTCAGAAGGGCTGCTGCTGCTGACAAACGACGGCGGCGTGAAACGTAAGCTTGAACTGCCTAGCACCGGCTGGCTGCGCCGCTACCGCGCGCGGGTGAATGGCCGCCCCACAGACGAAATGCTTGAGCCACTGCGCCGCGGCATCACCGTGGAGGGCGAGAATTTCCTGCCGATGGACGTGACGCTGGATCGCCAGCAAGGCGCGAATGCGTGGCTGACCATCGGTCTACGCGAAGGTCGCAACCGCGAGATTCGCCGCGCGATGGAGGCCGTGGGCCTGACCGTCAACCGGCTGATCCGCACGTCCTATGGCCCGTTCCAGTTGGGCGAACTGAAAACGGGCGAAGTCGAAGAGCTGCGCCGCAAGATCGTGCGCGATCAGCTGGGGTTGGAGTTGGAAGACCCAACCGGCACCGCCGTCAAAAAACCCACCGCCGTCCGCCGTCCACCGCGGCGCAAGCCCGGTGGTTTTGGCGGCGCGGGCCAGCCTGGCATGCCGGTCCAACGGGGCGAAGACGATGAACCGCCCCCCCGCCGCGGGGGGGGCAAAGCCAAAAACGCGCCACGTGGCAAGGCGGCAGCGGGTAGAACCGCAGATAAACCGGGCGCACGCCCCGGCAGCCGTACGGGTGGCAAACCAGCCGGAAAGCCCGGCAGCCGAGGCCCAAAGCCCCGCCGCTGA
- a CDS encoding toxic anion resistance protein: protein MTDAVREKAAQSQGLVEEVNATILPEPADANAIVPLAKANATQSAEIQKRMAEIDVTDTQSIVSFGSAAQAELQVISQSMLADVRNKDVGPAGDSLRTMVSAIRGFSVSELDVRRKQSWWEKLLGRATPFAKFTARFEEVQGQIDRITDNLLAHEHTLLKDIKSLDLLYEKTLQFYDELALYISAGEAKIVELDHKTIPAKQTALDKAGEDNQVMRAQELRDLRAARDDLERRVHDLKLTRQVTMQSLPSIRLVQENDKSLVTKINSTLVNTVPLWETQLAQAVTIQRSSEAAGAVREANDLTNELLTSNAKNLRDSNKVIRQEMERGVFDIEAVKQANEDLIGTIEESLQIADEGKAKRASAEKELQEMEGRLRDTLAAAKARETGLGDTTSNSVPS, encoded by the coding sequence ATGACCGATGCCGTCCGTGAAAAAGCCGCCCAGTCGCAAGGGTTGGTCGAAGAAGTGAACGCAACAATCCTGCCCGAACCCGCAGACGCCAATGCCATCGTGCCCTTGGCCAAAGCCAATGCGACCCAGAGCGCGGAAATTCAAAAGCGCATGGCCGAGATCGACGTAACCGATACGCAATCCATCGTCAGCTTTGGCTCTGCCGCGCAGGCGGAACTGCAAGTGATCAGCCAATCCATGCTTGCGGATGTGCGCAATAAGGATGTCGGCCCCGCAGGGGACAGCCTACGTACGATGGTTAGCGCCATTCGCGGCTTTTCGGTCTCGGAGCTCGACGTGCGCCGCAAGCAAAGCTGGTGGGAAAAGCTGCTTGGGCGTGCGACGCCCTTCGCCAAGTTTACGGCCCGGTTTGAAGAGGTACAGGGCCAGATTGATCGGATCACCGACAATCTGTTGGCCCATGAGCATACGCTGTTGAAAGACATCAAATCGCTCGACCTGCTCTATGAAAAGACGCTGCAATTTTACGATGAGCTGGCGCTCTATATTTCTGCTGGCGAAGCCAAGATCGTGGAACTGGATCACAAGACCATTCCTGCAAAGCAGACTGCACTGGATAAGGCGGGCGAGGACAATCAAGTCATGCGCGCCCAAGAGCTGCGCGATCTGCGTGCCGCGCGGGACGATCTGGAGCGCCGGGTGCACGACCTCAAACTGACGCGACAGGTCACGATGCAATCTCTGCCCTCGATCCGGTTGGTGCAAGAAAACGACAAGAGCCTCGTGACCAAGATCAACTCGACCTTGGTGAACACCGTGCCGCTGTGGGAAACCCAACTGGCGCAGGCCGTGACCATCCAGCGCAGCAGTGAAGCGGCGGGCGCGGTACGTGAGGCGAACGACCTCACGAACGAACTTCTCACCTCCAACGCCAAAAACTTGCGCGACAGCAACAAGGTGATCCGCCAAGAAATGGAACGCGGTGTGTTTGACATCGAAGCGGTGAAGCAGGCCAATGAAGACCTGATCGGCACCATCGAGGAATCGCTTCAGATCGCGGATGAGGGCAAAGCGAAACGCGCCAGCGCCGAGAAGGAATTGCAAGAAATGGAAGGCCGTCTGCGCGATACACTGGCCGCCGCCAAAGCCCGTGAAACGGGTTTGGGTGACACAACCAGCAACTCGGTTCCGAGCTGA
- the gatC gene encoding Asp-tRNA(Asn)/Glu-tRNA(Gln) amidotransferase subunit GatC: MSIDENTAARVAKLARIKVEPDALPALAEEFNNILGFIEQLSEVDVEGVEPMTSVTPQRLKRREDVVSDGDQQDAVLKNAPDAREGFFAVPKVVE; encoded by the coding sequence ATGTCGATCGACGAAAACACCGCTGCACGGGTGGCAAAACTGGCCCGGATCAAGGTTGAACCCGACGCGCTTCCGGCGCTGGCGGAGGAATTCAACAACATCCTCGGCTTTATCGAACAGCTGTCCGAAGTGGACGTTGAGGGCGTAGAACCGATGACCTCCGTGACCCCGCAGCGCCTGAAGCGGCGCGAGGACGTGGTCAGCGATGGCGACCAGCAGGACGCGGTCCTCAAGAATGCGCCCGATGCCCGTGAAGGGTTCTTTGCCGTGCCGAAGGTGGTGGAATGA
- a CDS encoding N-acetylmuramoyl-L-alanine amidase has translation MSAALDVTVHPSPNCGPRRGGLRPRLIILHYTAMTSAQAALERLCDPSAEVSAHYLISGRGEIIQMVEEDQRAWHAGQGEWAGLDDINSRSIGIELDNRGDHPFSEPQMQALEALLPEIMARHDIAPEGVIGHSCLAPGRKVDPGPRFDWARLARRGRAQPAGTGPLPVSVTAETFRAAAQVVGFTAPCDDDTLLSAVRMRFRPWGCGPLTPADLAALPAPIDAPRGGV, from the coding sequence ATGTCCGCCGCGCTTGACGTGACGGTGCACCCTTCGCCCAACTGCGGCCCGCGACGCGGCGGGCTGCGCCCCCGGCTTATCATTCTGCATTACACAGCCATGACCAGCGCCCAAGCGGCGCTGGAGCGGCTTTGCGATCCTTCCGCCGAGGTTTCCGCTCACTACCTGATTTCAGGTCGCGGAGAGATCATTCAGATGGTCGAAGAAGACCAACGCGCGTGGCATGCAGGCCAAGGTGAATGGGCAGGGTTGGACGATATCAACTCGCGTTCCATCGGCATTGAGTTGGACAACCGTGGCGATCATCCATTTTCTGAGCCGCAGATGCAGGCGCTCGAAGCCCTGCTTCCCGAAATCATGGCCCGCCACGACATCGCGCCCGAGGGCGTGATCGGCCATTCCTGCCTGGCTCCGGGCCGCAAGGTTGACCCCGGACCCCGATTCGATTGGGCACGGCTGGCCCGGCGTGGCCGCGCGCAGCCTGCGGGTACTGGCCCGCTGCCCGTAAGCGTTACTGCCGAAACCTTTCGCGCTGCCGCGCAAGTGGTCGGTTTCACCGCGCCTTGCGACGATGACACGCTCCTGAGCGCCGTGCGGATGCGGTTCAGGCCGTGGGGCTGTGGCCCTCTCACCCCCGCAGACCTTGCCGCCCTTCCCGCGCCCATTGACGCGCCGCGCGGCGGGGTCTAG
- a CDS encoding 5-bromo-4-chloroindolyl phosphate hydrolysis family protein — translation MAQRFGGRYSPDSDVKPGGTPRKTQRLRVDPAGGRVNLMFVPPAVLAATSLVGGAGTLVLGLAGAFVLASGVWLLREGLLAEAEYHERKVARRPAWPRKIFAALLTGVGTAIAAYTSEPGIVAPVLFGAATTALHVAAFGIDPMKNKGMEGIDTFQQDRVARVVDEAEKLLTGMSQAILRAGDRRAEARLADFQDTARHLIRTVEEDPRDLTAARKYLVVYLRGAHDATVKFADLYARNHDDQARNDYLALLDDLDENFAARTAKSLLDDRSDLNVEIDVLRARLSREGVRLDQPTPANTKEDQ, via the coding sequence ATGGCGCAGCGCTTTGGCGGACGTTATAGCCCCGATTCTGATGTAAAGCCCGGCGGCACTCCGCGTAAAACGCAGCGGCTGCGGGTTGATCCAGCGGGCGGGCGTGTGAACCTAATGTTCGTACCACCGGCGGTTCTGGCGGCAACATCCCTGGTTGGCGGCGCTGGCACTTTGGTTCTGGGCCTTGCGGGCGCGTTTGTTCTGGCGTCAGGCGTTTGGCTGCTGCGCGAAGGGCTATTGGCCGAGGCCGAATACCATGAACGCAAAGTGGCCCGCCGCCCCGCATGGCCACGCAAGATATTCGCGGCCCTGCTGACCGGAGTGGGCACCGCGATCGCCGCTTACACATCTGAGCCGGGCATCGTGGCGCCCGTGCTGTTCGGCGCGGCAACCACAGCACTACATGTGGCTGCATTCGGCATTGATCCCATGAAAAACAAAGGCATGGAAGGCATCGACACCTTCCAACAAGACCGCGTGGCCCGCGTGGTGGATGAGGCGGAGAAACTGCTGACGGGCATGAGCCAGGCCATACTGCGCGCCGGGGACCGCCGGGCAGAAGCGCGCTTGGCTGACTTTCAAGACACCGCCCGCCATTTGATCCGCACCGTCGAAGAAGACCCACGAGATCTGACCGCCGCCCGCAAATACCTTGTCGTCTACTTACGCGGCGCGCATGATGCGACGGTGAAGTTCGCCGATCTCTATGCCCGCAACCATGATGACCAAGCCCGCAATGATTACCTAGCACTCCTCGACGATCTGGACGAAAATTTCGCTGCCCGCACGGCGAAATCCCTGCTTGACGACCGCAGCGATCTGAACGTCGAAATTGACGTGCTGCGCGCGCGTCTCTCCCGCGAGGGGGTCAGGCTGGATCAGCCGACGCCCGCAAATACTAAGGAAGATCAGTGA
- a CDS encoding nucleoside deaminase: protein MEFRSYMGQALAEARAAATRGEVPVGAVVVSPAGQIVAAAGNETRARNDPTAHAEMLALRAACAAVGSERLIGHALYVTLEPCAMCAGAIAAARVERLFYGAADPKSGGVAQGARVFSHPQCHHVPQVFDGIAGREAEDLLIKFFQAKRRG, encoded by the coding sequence ATGGAGTTTCGCTCGTATATGGGTCAGGCGCTGGCTGAGGCCCGCGCGGCCGCCACACGCGGCGAAGTGCCGGTGGGGGCAGTTGTCGTGTCGCCCGCTGGTCAGATCGTTGCCGCAGCGGGCAATGAGACCCGTGCCCGAAACGATCCCACCGCCCATGCAGAGATGCTGGCCCTGCGGGCGGCCTGCGCCGCGGTCGGCTCGGAACGGCTGATCGGACATGCGTTGTACGTCACGCTAGAGCCCTGCGCGATGTGCGCCGGTGCCATTGCTGCCGCGCGGGTTGAGCGCTTGTTCTATGGCGCGGCAGACCCCAAATCAGGTGGCGTGGCACAAGGCGCGCGGGTGTTCTCGCATCCCCAGTGCCATCATGTGCCGCAGGTCTTTGATGGCATAGCCGGACGCGAGGCCGAAGATCTGCTGATAAAGTTTTTCCAAGCCAAAAGAAGGGGATAA